AGATCTTCGGTGTCATGGGCAAACATCTCGGTCTGAAATATGTATATGAAGACAGCCGGGAAAAAGCCGTGCCAATCGAACCTGAGGTTGAAATACGCCCGGAACAATTGGCGGCCCTGCCGGCCGATCTGCTCAGCCGGTTGCATGATGCCGCGGTCGAATTGGACAGGGACCGAATCTTGGCGTTGATCGAGCAGATCAAAACCATCGATGCGCACATGGCAAGGGTATTGGAGACCTCCGTTAAAAAGTTTGCATTAGGTCCCTTGCTGGATCTCCTGAAAAATATCGAAAGACCCAAACATGGAAACAGTCATGATTGATTCTATGATTCAAAATACAGATCAATATGATATTCTCATTGTCGATGACATCCCGGACAGCCTGGAACTTTTGGGCCGAATCCTTGATGAACGCGGTTACCGGGTGCGGCCGGCCCCCAACGGCCGACTTGCTTTAGAATCCGTGGCGGCCAAGCTGCCGGACCTGATCCTGCTGGATGTCAAGATGCCGGAGATGGATGGTTATGAAGTGTGCCGCCGTCTTAAGTCCATCGAAAAGAGTCGAAATGTTCCGGTGATTTTCATCAGCGCGTACGGCGAGACCGCCAATAAAGTTGAAGGCTTCAAAGCCGGCGGGATTGACTTTATTACCAAACCATTCGAGCGCGAAGAAGTTCTTGCCCGGGTTGAAATCCACCTGCAATTGCATGAACTGACCGAACGCATGAAACAAAAGGTCCGTGAGCAAACCGACGAGTTGACCAGAGCCAATCAACAGCTCCGGCAGGAAATCCATGAGCGCCAACGTGCCGAGGAAGAGCTTAAAAAACACCGCGAACATCTCGAAGAATTGGTCCGGGGGCGCACGGCGGAATTGGAAGCGGCGAACAAGGAGATGCATGCCTTTACCTACACGGTGTCCCATGACCTC
The window above is part of the bacterium genome. Proteins encoded here:
- a CDS encoding response regulator; its protein translation is MIDSMIQNTDQYDILIVDDIPDSLELLGRILDERGYRVRPAPNGRLALESVAAKLPDLILLDVKMPEMDGYEVCRRLKSIEKSRNVPVIFISAYGETANKVEGFKAGGIDFITKPFEREEVLARVEIHLQLHELTERMKQKVREQTDELTRANQQLRQEIHERQRAEEELKKHREHLEELVRGRTAELEAANKEMHAFTYTVSHDLRAPLRHIDGFLELLQRKAAAALDEQSRYYMAAISDSAHKMGLLIDDLLSFSRMGRHAMSFQQVEIGNLVHEVMREL